One part of the Terrimicrobium sacchariphilum genome encodes these proteins:
- a CDS encoding FAD-dependent monooxygenase, translated as MIAISRGMDANVDVLVVGAGPVGLLLATELVRDGVKALSIDAMTGRTFFSKALGITPRTLEIFDDLGVLHDAIDRGVWIEGVSAFANGEFAGGMDIPEELPFGSLSLAQYETERVLERGLQRHGGRVHYGWALTDFRETADCVEAALTGPGGETRSVACRWLVGCDGAHSRVRSSLGVAFEGGRYPQTFTLADLEVEWDLPHNRMYRFNLGEPGQPGGRILAAVPVYSPTGKRFRLSTVIPEVAGMNEQEFPAPSLAEVIELMSPLLPAGTKLSSLHWSSVYRVSHRIAAEYSRGRAFLAGDAAHIHPPVGGQGMNTGLQDAHNLAWKLSLAARGLAAPSLLETYEEERRPVGLDVVENTSRAMAEVLDQRHALPGLRETQLLIAYRDSSIVCDERGDTAPDAPVVAGDRAPDAGPLQRCRVAQPFRLHELTGKGRHLLLGYFAETATGDFALLLDVLNELPPDFTSSYAILAQGGAASLDNRVPCFVDVAGKFAAEYGATPGMAWLIRPDGHVGWCSTRPTVTGLREYLRRIVAI; from the coding sequence ATGATCGCGATTAGTCGAGGGATGGATGCGAATGTCGACGTGCTGGTGGTGGGTGCGGGTCCTGTGGGATTGCTGCTGGCGACCGAACTTGTGCGTGATGGAGTGAAAGCGTTGTCGATCGATGCCATGACGGGGCGGACATTTTTCAGCAAGGCGCTTGGCATCACGCCACGCACGTTGGAAATCTTTGACGATCTCGGCGTATTGCATGATGCGATCGATCGAGGCGTGTGGATAGAGGGCGTTTCAGCCTTTGCGAATGGTGAATTCGCAGGGGGAATGGATATTCCGGAAGAGTTGCCTTTTGGTAGTCTTTCGCTGGCGCAATACGAGACGGAGCGCGTGCTCGAACGAGGGCTGCAGCGCCATGGTGGGCGAGTTCATTACGGCTGGGCGTTGACGGATTTTCGCGAGACAGCCGATTGTGTGGAGGCCGCATTGACCGGGCCGGGTGGCGAGACGAGGTCGGTGGCGTGCCGGTGGCTCGTGGGCTGCGATGGCGCGCATAGCCGGGTGCGATCTTCTCTGGGCGTGGCTTTTGAGGGCGGGCGATATCCGCAGACGTTTACCTTGGCGGATTTGGAGGTCGAGTGGGACCTTCCGCATAACCGCATGTACAGGTTCAATCTGGGCGAGCCTGGGCAGCCCGGCGGGCGAATCCTGGCAGCAGTGCCGGTATACAGTCCGACAGGGAAGAGGTTTCGCCTCTCTACTGTGATCCCGGAGGTGGCGGGCATGAATGAGCAGGAATTTCCTGCTCCTAGTCTGGCCGAAGTTATCGAGCTAATGAGTCCGCTGCTACCTGCCGGGACGAAGCTTTCTTCCCTGCATTGGTCCTCGGTTTACCGCGTGAGCCATCGCATCGCTGCAGAGTATTCGCGTGGGCGGGCGTTTCTTGCTGGTGATGCCGCGCATATTCATCCTCCGGTCGGAGGGCAGGGGATGAACACAGGATTGCAAGATGCTCATAATCTCGCCTGGAAACTCTCGCTGGCTGCTCGCGGTCTGGCCGCACCCTCGTTGCTGGAGACCTATGAGGAGGAGCGCCGGCCTGTCGGACTCGACGTGGTGGAAAATACGAGCCGCGCCATGGCTGAAGTGCTGGACCAGCGCCATGCCCTGCCGGGCTTGCGCGAGACGCAGCTTCTCATCGCGTACCGCGACAGCAGCATCGTCTGCGATGAACGAGGAGACACCGCCCCGGATGCGCCAGTCGTCGCTGGAGATCGTGCCCCGGACGCAGGTCCACTTCAGCGCTGCCGTGTCGCCCAGCCATTCCGGTTGCATGAGCTTACGGGCAAAGGGCGCCACCTTTTGCTTGGGTATTTCGCCGAGACTGCGACCGGCGATTTTGCCTTACTACTCGACGTCTTGAATGAACTCCCTCCCGATTTCACGAGCAGCTACGCCATTCTTGCCCAAGGAGGAGCGGCATCGTTGGATAATCGCGTGCCGTGTTTTGTCGATGTGGCTGGAAAATTCGCCGCGGAATACGGAGCGACGCCTGGCATGGCCTGGCTCATCCGACCCGACGGTCACGTGGGCTGGTGTAGTACTCGACCAACCGTCACAGGTCTGCGGGAGTATCTGCGCAGGATCGTGGCAATCTGA
- a CDS encoding PEP-CTERM sorting domain-containing protein (PEP-CTERM proteins occur, often in large numbers, in the proteomes of bacteria that also encode an exosortase, a predicted intramembrane cysteine proteinase. The presence of a PEP-CTERM domain at a protein's C-terminus predicts cleavage within the sorting domain, followed by covalent anchoring to some some component of the (usually Gram-negative) cell surface. Many PEP-CTERM proteins exhibit an unusual sequence composition that includes large numbers of potential glycosylation sites. Expression of one such protein has been shown restore the ability of a bacterium to form floc, a type of biofilm.), which translates to MLHTFPSRILCACVVALSLAWGGHAQAEILKTRLAFTNAIWNDTAPMSGYFEYQYDTTNDNNLVSVTSVDITIGAGNTITPFRFLYDVPGETDTAVHPGYDFNRGSSQIYEAYFTSLDSTRQMFLDWSGTGVNSVLQVTIPGNYSSYTQNSGTNVISLQSAGTSVATIVPEPSEIGLIGFALPLLGLALRRRRSL; encoded by the coding sequence ATGCTCCACACATTCCCGTCCCGGATTCTTTGCGCCTGCGTCGTCGCCTTGTCTCTCGCCTGGGGAGGACACGCCCAGGCCGAGATCCTGAAAACCCGCCTGGCCTTCACCAACGCCATTTGGAACGACACCGCGCCAATGTCGGGGTACTTCGAGTACCAGTACGATACGACCAACGATAACAACCTAGTATCAGTCACGTCTGTCGACATCACGATCGGTGCAGGCAATACTATCACTCCCTTCCGTTTCCTCTACGATGTCCCGGGAGAGACCGACACGGCCGTGCATCCCGGTTATGATTTCAACCGCGGCAGCTCCCAGATTTACGAAGCCTACTTCACAAGCCTCGACAGTACGCGACAGATGTTTCTCGACTGGAGCGGCACCGGGGTGAACTCCGTGCTGCAGGTCACGATCCCGGGCAATTATTCCAGCTACACCCAAAATTCGGGAACTAATGTCATTTCGCTGCAGTCCGCCGGCACGAGCGTGGCCACGATCGTTCCCGAGCCATCCGAGATCGGCCTCATCGGCTTCGCGCTCCCGCTCCTCGGCCTGGCCCTTCGCAGGCGTCGCAGCCTCTAG
- a CDS encoding tetratricopeptide repeat protein, with amino-acid sequence MSAPSIARFRVVLLAVLAGVVAFLFYARSVGSEFVYDARSQVLFGDYIHDPSHWGEVLTFRVLGQDVLDANRPVQLASLMLDSALWGRNPVGYHLTSAALHAANVALLFLLLMELGGGRAGPAILAALAFAVHPMLVEPVAEVSSREDVLTLFFLLLAMFLALRCGRSTGRVMLWTGAGCVAASLLAVGAKETGVIAPVLVGACGVLFRERGTGRRWVVMTALAAAVVGGFVAARFAFEPRESMIFLSKPGRLGGSLVETLKIQPRIWGFYVRQIFWPVELSAIYMPQNVGRIAAVWLYLMLAALVLVQGFAAWRNRVGMLGMLMYWAAMGPVSNLLPMYCPAADRYLYVPLAGLALTLFALLARVRPGARAWPFLAVGCAVVLTALAWLGWQRQEVFATSFNLWTDTVAKSPASDNAANNLGYAWLRKGDNAKALAAFERALQLTNGKKADAWAGAAIALDRMGRPSDAVRALRRAVEIMPIYGNPDQLVKSLVAEPADAEAWREIRSHAVIDH; translated from the coding sequence ATGTCTGCTCCGAGTATCGCGCGCTTCCGAGTCGTTCTGCTGGCTGTGCTGGCCGGCGTGGTGGCGTTCCTTTTTTATGCGCGGTCGGTCGGGTCGGAGTTCGTCTACGACGCGCGGTCGCAGGTGCTCTTTGGCGATTATATTCATGACCCGTCGCACTGGGGCGAGGTGCTGACCTTCCGCGTGCTCGGGCAGGATGTGCTCGATGCGAACCGCCCCGTGCAGCTCGCCTCGCTCATGCTCGATTCCGCGCTATGGGGGCGCAATCCCGTGGGCTATCACCTCACGAGCGCGGCCCTTCATGCGGCGAATGTCGCGCTGCTTTTCCTCCTGCTCATGGAGCTGGGCGGCGGACGCGCGGGACCGGCGATCCTTGCCGCGCTGGCCTTTGCCGTGCATCCGATGCTGGTCGAGCCGGTGGCGGAGGTTTCGTCGCGCGAGGATGTGCTGACCTTATTTTTCCTGCTCCTCGCCATGTTCCTCGCGCTGCGCTGCGGACGGAGCACGGGTCGTGTGATGTTGTGGACGGGTGCCGGGTGTGTGGCCGCGTCGCTGCTAGCGGTGGGGGCGAAGGAAACGGGCGTCATCGCTCCGGTGCTGGTGGGGGCGTGCGGTGTGCTCTTTCGCGAGCGCGGCACGGGGCGGCGGTGGGTGGTGATGACGGCGCTCGCGGCGGCGGTGGTCGGCGGGTTTGTAGCTGCGCGTTTCGCCTTCGAGCCGCGCGAGTCGATGATCTTTCTGAGCAAGCCCGGCAGGCTGGGTGGTTCGCTCGTCGAGACGCTGAAAATCCAGCCGCGCATCTGGGGCTTCTACGTGCGGCAGATCTTCTGGCCGGTGGAACTCTCCGCCATCTATATGCCGCAGAATGTCGGCCGCATCGCGGCTGTCTGGCTTTACCTCATGCTCGCCGCCCTCGTGCTCGTGCAGGGCTTCGCGGCCTGGCGCAATCGCGTGGGCATGCTCGGGATGCTGATGTATTGGGCCGCAATGGGGCCGGTCTCAAACCTCCTCCCCATGTACTGCCCGGCGGCGGATCGCTATCTTTACGTGCCGCTGGCGGGGCTCGCGCTGACTCTCTTTGCCCTCCTCGCCCGAGTGCGGCCCGGGGCGCGGGCGTGGCCGTTCCTGGCGGTCGGGTGCGCGGTGGTATTGACTGCGCTCGCGTGGCTCGGCTGGCAGAGGCAGGAGGTCTTTGCCACCTCCTTTAATCTCTGGACCGACACCGTGGCGAAGAGCCCCGCCTCGGACAATGCCGCCAACAACCTCGGCTACGCCTGGCTGCGCAAGGGCGACAACGCCAAGGCCCTCGCCGCCTTTGAGCGCGCCCTCCAGCTGACCAATGGGAAAAAAGCCGACGCTTGGGCCGGGGCCGCCATCGCGCTCGATCGCATGGGCCGCCCGAGCGATGCCGTGCGGGCGCTCCGCCGCGCGGTGGAGATCATGCCCATTTACGGGAACCCCGACCAACTGGTGAAATCCCTCGTCGCCGAACCCGCCGACGCCGAGGCATGGCGCGAGATTCGTTCCCACGCTGTGATCGACCATTGA
- a CDS encoding ThuA domain-containing protein: protein MTRSTLISIAIAFVMGYSHATDVPPIKALLITGGGYHDYAAQKDILKAGIESRIHAVVDHAHVDDTSSRPRLPIYDQPDYARGYDVVIHTECAGGVDDPSVIEKVLQPHRDGVPGVNLHCAMHSYRFGDYHKPVADGAANAIWYEYVGLQSTFHGPQEPIAVHYLPADNPLIQGLTDWTTEKEELYNNIRLLPGITPLARGTQRIEGRDVEAIVAWAHVYRGTRVFSTTLAHNNATVADARYLDLVTRGILWATGKLDDLGKPMPGYALARETN from the coding sequence ATGACTCGCTCGACCCTTATCTCTATAGCCATCGCTTTCGTAATGGGGTATTCCCACGCTACGGACGTGCCGCCGATCAAGGCCCTTCTTATCACGGGCGGGGGATACCATGATTATGCGGCGCAGAAAGACATCCTGAAAGCGGGCATAGAATCCCGTATTCACGCAGTGGTCGATCATGCGCATGTCGACGACACCTCCTCACGTCCCCGACTGCCAATCTATGACCAACCTGACTATGCCCGAGGATACGATGTGGTGATCCATACGGAATGTGCGGGAGGTGTTGACGACCCCTCAGTGATTGAAAAGGTCCTCCAACCCCACCGGGACGGGGTCCCTGGCGTCAACCTCCACTGCGCCATGCACTCGTACCGCTTCGGTGATTATCATAAACCTGTGGCTGATGGAGCCGCGAATGCAATCTGGTACGAGTATGTAGGGCTGCAATCCACCTTTCACGGTCCCCAGGAGCCGATCGCCGTGCATTACCTGCCAGCTGATAACCCTCTGATACAGGGTCTGACGGACTGGACTACAGAGAAAGAGGAGCTTTACAACAACATCCGTCTGCTCCCGGGAATCACCCCCCTTGCACGTGGCACCCAGCGTATCGAGGGGCGGGACGTGGAGGCCATAGTGGCGTGGGCACACGTTTATCGCGGCACCCGTGTCTTTAGCACTACGCTGGCGCACAATAATGCCACGGTGGCAGACGCACGCTATCTTGACCTTGTTACTCGCGGCATCCTTTGGGCGACAGGCAAGCTTGATGATCTTGGAAAGCCGATGCCGGGGTATGCTCTGGCTCGCGAGACCAACTAG
- a CDS encoding host attachment protein: MNASFLYIADRGGLKIYRVEDHVPRLLEFFPVDDAKGRWRDHLTDKAGGFPAGKTAGHGNSTAERLRLEAETDMRCLRKIATRLCESLDEHIDVGWSFAAPSELNGAILDGLPDRYRSRLVQSLRADLLNTTEDELATHFDLHAVPNH; the protein is encoded by the coding sequence ATGAACGCATCGTTCCTGTACATCGCCGACCGCGGGGGCCTGAAGATCTACCGCGTGGAGGACCACGTCCCGCGCCTGCTTGAGTTCTTTCCCGTCGATGATGCCAAGGGACGCTGGCGCGATCACCTGACCGACAAAGCCGGAGGTTTCCCCGCCGGAAAAACCGCTGGCCACGGGAACTCCACCGCCGAGCGTCTGCGCCTCGAGGCGGAGACCGACATGCGGTGCCTGCGCAAGATCGCCACCCGTCTCTGCGAGTCCTTGGACGAGCATATCGATGTTGGCTGGTCCTTCGCTGCGCCTTCGGAGCTCAATGGAGCCATCCTTGATGGCCTGCCCGACCGCTATCGCTCCCGCCTCGTACAAAGCCTGCGTGCGGACCTTTTGAACACCACCGAGGATGAGCTCGCCACCCATTTTGATCTTCATGCCGTCCCGAATCACTAA